Proteins encoded by one window of Luteimonas yindakuii:
- a CDS encoding hydroxymethylglutaryl-CoA lyase encodes MNDQVRIVEVSPRDGLQNEKTIVPAAVKVELIDRLGRTGLRTIEATSFVSPKWVPQLADAAEVFAAIDRRPGIAYPVLVPNETGYDRARAVGVEEIAVFTAASEAFNRKNINAGIDESLQRFAPVLERARVDGVRVRGYVSTVLGCPYQGEVALADVVRVARALHGMGCYEVSLGDTIGVGTPAKAAAMLRAVAGEVPMPALALHFHDTYGQALANVLACLDEGARVVDAAVAGTGGCPYARGASGNVATEDVVYMLHGMGMDTGIDLDALADTGRWLAARLGRQTGSRVGRATAPADVDPPVS; translated from the coding sequence ATGAACGACCAGGTGCGCATCGTCGAGGTTTCGCCGCGCGACGGGCTGCAGAACGAGAAGACCATCGTGCCGGCGGCGGTGAAGGTCGAACTGATCGACCGTCTCGGGCGAACCGGCCTGCGCACGATCGAGGCCACCAGCTTCGTCAGCCCGAAGTGGGTGCCGCAGCTGGCCGATGCCGCCGAGGTGTTCGCCGCGATCGATCGCCGCCCCGGCATCGCCTATCCGGTGCTGGTGCCCAACGAAACCGGCTACGACCGTGCCCGTGCGGTGGGCGTGGAGGAGATCGCGGTGTTCACCGCCGCGTCGGAGGCGTTCAACCGCAAGAACATCAATGCGGGTATCGACGAGTCGCTGCAGCGCTTCGCCCCGGTGCTAGAGCGCGCACGCGTCGACGGCGTGCGCGTGCGTGGTTATGTGTCCACGGTGCTCGGCTGCCCCTACCAGGGCGAGGTAGCGCTGGCGGACGTGGTGCGGGTCGCGCGCGCGCTGCACGGCATGGGCTGCTACGAGGTCTCGCTGGGCGACACCATCGGCGTCGGTACGCCGGCGAAGGCGGCGGCAATGCTGCGTGCGGTCGCCGGCGAGGTGCCGATGCCGGCACTCGCCCTGCACTTCCACGACACCTACGGCCAGGCGCTGGCCAATGTGCTGGCCTGCCTCGACGAAGGCGCGCGGGTGGTCGATGCCGCGGTCGCCGGCACCGGCGGCTGCCCGTATGCACGTGGGGCCAGCGGCAATGTCGCCACCGAGGATGTCGTGTATATGCTGCACGGCATGGGCATGGACACCGGCATCGACCTCGACGCACTCGCCGACACCGGGCGCTGGCTGGCCGCGCGCCTGGGCCGGCAGACCGGCAGCAGGGTCGGTCGCGCCACCGCGCCCGCTGACGTGGATCCACCGGTGTCATGA